GGCATGGCCATGGCCATCCATAGTGCCAAGATCGCTTCGGAACAATTATTGTCTTTTATGGCGGGGGATGTTTCTTCACGGGGAGAGCTGGAAAGGAAGTATATAAACGCATGGAATGGAGCGTTTGGCAAGCGAATGGCAGCAGGAAAGCTGTTGTCAGCTGTCTTTCGGAAACCGCAGCTGGCGGCAGGTGCTATGAAAGGATTGGTATTGTTACCGAAGTTGTTACCGGTTATTATCCGCCAAACGCACGGAAAACCTTTAAATAATTAGTCACACATGTTTGTCAATACGCAGCAGCGTACGCTTGCTCCTGAAATGATGGATGACTTCCAGATGGAAGGAGATGATCTGCGCAGTACATTGGACGAGATCGCTTATATTAACAGATTGCTGGGAGGAAACAATATTACCCTGAAAGGTGTTTCTTCGCTGATGGAGCATGTTGCAAAGGGTAAACAGGTCACTATCGCTGACATTGGGTGTGGCAACGGGGATATGCTTCGTGCGCTGGCCAAACTGGCGAGGAAGTCTAAATGGCAGGTTAGACTGCTGGGGATAGACGCTAATCAGTTTACGGTGGATTATGCCTCGACATGCTCAGCAGAATATCCGGAAATCAGTTACTATTGCATGGATATTATGCAGGACCGCTTCAGAAGTCTTCAATACGATATCGCATTATGTACACTGACGCTGCATCATTTTGAAGAGAAGCAGATCCTGAAACTGATGTCTCTCTTCCGGAGGAATGCAGCGCTGGGAATAGTGATCAATGACCTGCAACGTAGTGCGGTGGCTTACCGTTTATTTCAGGTATTCAGCTGGATCGCGGGTTTGGGTAAGATGGCCAGGGTCGATGGCCTCACATCGATACTCAGGGGATTTAAAAAAAATGAGATCAAACAATTATCTGAAAAACTCAATTTCAATCAATATACACTCAAATGGAAATGGGCTTTCCGTTATCAGTGGATAATCACAAATGTATGAGCGTTAAAATAACAGCAGTATCGAAAGCCTTACCACCTTATACCAGAAGTACAGAAGAGATCATGCCTTTTCTTGATGTCTGGTTGTCCGGACAGGAAGACCGCTTTGCCAGGAAAGTCAGGAAGATCTTTGAAAATGCTGCAGTTGAACGGCGCTATTCTATTATGAGCCCAGAAGAAGTATTTACCAGTACTTCTTTCGAAGAAAAGAACGATATCTACATGAGAGAGGTGATCAAACTGGGTAGGACCTGTCTCGAAGATGCCCTGCATAAAGCAGGACTGGAGCCGCAGGACCTGGACTACATCATCACCGTCAGCTGTACGGGTATCATGATCCCTTCGCTGGATGCCTACCTGATCAATCTGTTACAGCTTCGCCAGGATATCGTACGTTTACCTGTTACAGAAATGGGCTGTGCGGCTGGTATTTCCGGGATGATCTATGCAAAGAAGTTCCTGGAGGCGAACCCGGGCAAGAGGGCCGCTGTTATTGCGGTGGAATCACCGACAGCCACTTTTCAGCTGGAAGACTATTCGATGCCGAATATTGTAAGCGCTGCTATCTTCGGTGATGGTGCTGCCTGTGTGCTCCTCTCATCCCATGAAGAAGATGCTGGTCCACAGATACTGGGAGAAGAGATGTATCATTTCTTTGATGCAGAACATATGATGGGCTTCCGGCTTACAAATACAGGCTTACAAATGATCCTGGATGTCGAAGTACCCGAAAGGATCGCTACTCACTTCCCTGCCATCGTCCATCCTTTCCTGGATAGACACGGCTGCCGGATAGACGATGTAGACCACCTGATCTTCCATCCCGGAGGGAAAAAGATCATTCAGACGGTAGAGCAGCTGTTTGGTGATATGGGAAAGAACATAGACGACACAAAAGAAGTCTTACGGTTATATGGAAATATGTCCAGCGCTACCGTCCTTTATGTACTGGAGCGTTTTATGGACAGAGAGATCCCGGCAGGCAGTAAAGGCCTGATGCTGAGCTTCGGTCCGGGTTTCTCTGCACAGCGAATATTGTTACAATGGTAAAAGAGTTTCTTGCACATCACTACTGGGCTTTAATCCTGGGCGGCAGTAACGGTCTCGGACTGGCTACCGCCCGCAAACTTGCGTCACATGGCATGAATATCTGCGTCGTACACCGCGATCCGCGTATTGAAATGGACCGTATCAACAGTGATTTTGATACCCTGCGGGCAGTATCAGGAGTGCAGGTGCTGACGATGAATGCGGATGCCCTGCAGGCCGAAAAGCGCCAGGAGATCGTGACCGCTTTACAGGCAGCGATGGGAGTGGAAGGAAAGGTGCGCACACTGGTGCATAGCATCGCTAAAGGAAACCTCAAGGCGATGCATACATCGGAAGGACCGGTACTGAACAACGATGACTTCCGGATCACGCTGGACAGTATGGCCGTCAGTCTGTATGACTGGACGCAGGCACTGGTACAACGGCAGCTGTTTGCTGCTGACGCCCGCGTACTCTCTTTTACCAGTGAAGGCAGCACCCGTGCCTGGGCGCATTATGGAGCGGTTGCCGCGGCTAAAGCTGCATTAGAAGCGATCACCCGGAATATGGCCCTGGAATTTGCCCCGCTCGGACTACGTGCGAACTGTATTCAGGCCGGCGTGACGGATACACGCTCGTTACAGGCTATTCCCGGCAGTGCAGACCTCATTACTTATACCAAACAACGTAATCCTTTTCACCGGCTGACAACCCCCGAAGATGTAGCCAATGCCGTATATCTGTTGTGCAAAGATGAAGCAGCCTGGATCAATGGAGCGGTGATTCCGGTGAATGGAGGTGAACATATCAGCTGATATATGACGATACAAGCAATTCTTGAAAAGCTTCCCTACACCCCGCCTTTTCTATTTGTAGATGGACTGGATCATATAGATCGTGATAGCGTAACAGGGCATTATACTTTCAGGCAAGACCTGGATTTCTATAAAGGGCATTTCATCGGCTATCCGGTAACACCGGGAGTCATACTTACGGAAGTAGCCGCCCAGATCGGATTGGTTTGCCTGGGTATTTACCTGACAGCAGACGAGCAACTACCCGGGCAGATGACCTTCGGTCTGACGTCTACAGAAATGGAGTTCCTGCGTCCTGTTTTTCCGGGAGAGAAGGTGACGGTATATGCCGAAAAAGTATATTTCCGTTTTGGTAAACTCAAATGCGGGGTGAGTATGAAAAATGAATCAGGTGAAGAAGTATCTGGTGGCGTTATTGCCGGAATGATCATTACGAAACCACATGAATAAAAGAGTTGTTGTGACAGGCCTGGGAGTTGCTGCTCCCAACGGCGTTGGTATCCCTGCTTTTACAGCGGCGATCAAAGCCGGCACTTCCGGTGTCCGGCATGATGCAGAACTGGCCGCCTTACAGTTTTCCTGTCAGATAGCCGGAAAACCTGAAGTGCCGGAAAGCGTACAATTACAGTACCTTGATGCACTGGAATTACGCAGCTTCAATAGCAATGGTATTCTCTACGGACTCATTGCCGGAATAGATGCCTGGAAAGATGCGCAGTTGCCCGTCGGGGCAGAAGTACCGCCTGACTGGGACAGTGGTACGATCTTCGGTGCTGGATCAGCTGGCGTAGATAAACTGCGCGAAGCGATCTATAAAGTGGATGCGTTAAATGTACGCCGGCTGGGCAGTACCGTGGTGCCACAGACCATGGCCAGCGGCATCAGTGCATGGCTGGGCGGAAAGCTGGCACTGGCCAATCAGGTGACCACCAATTCATCCGCCTGCACCACCGGCGCTGAAAGTGTGCTGATGGCCTATGACCGTATCCGTAATGGCTATGCGAAGCGTATGCTGGCAGGTAGCACCAGTGATGCCGGGCCTTATATATGGGGTGGTTTTGACGGACTTAAAGTATGCACGTTCAAGCATAACGACAATCCGGAAGCCGGTTCCAGACCAATGAGCGCCTCCGCAAGCGGATTTGTACCAGGTAGTGGGGCCGGCGCACTGGTGCTGGAATCACTGGATAGCGCATTAGACAGAGGAGCCACCATTTATGCAGAAGTACTGGGTGGACATGTCAATGCCGGTGCACAAAGGGGAGACGGTTCAATGACCGCCCCGAATAGTATCGCCGTACAGCGATGTATCCGCGAAGCGGTAAAAGCGGCAGGCATAGACGCTGCAGATATAGATGCTATTAATGGCCACCTGACCGCTACGGGCAAGGATGCACTGGAAGTAGAGAACTGGAGTATCGCGCTGGACAGAAGAGGAAGCGACTTTCCTTATCTGAATGCGCTGAAGGGAATGATAGGGCACTGTCTGAGTGGTTCGGGCAGTATTGAGCTGGTGGCCGCAGTATTACAGTTACACGAAGGCTTTTTGTTCCCCAATATCAATTGTGAAGATCTGCATCCTGAGATCGCCGCGATAGTAGCTCCCGAAAAAATACCACAGCAATTGATATATAAAGATTTAAATTTGATCGCCAAGGCGAGCTTTGGCTTTGGTGACGTGAATGCCTGCGTGATTTTAAAGAAGTATAAATAAAAAAGATGGATAGAGAAACGCTGATCGCACAATTAAAAGAGATCGTTAAGCCATATGCGAAGGACCAGGAAGCCTTACAACAGATCAATGAAAACACCGACTTTGTAAAGGACCTCAAGATCAACTCTGCCAACCTGGTAGATGTGATACTGGACGTAGAAGAACAGTTCAACATCGTGATAGATAATGAGGCAATGGAACACATGCTGAATGTAAAATCGGCTATAGAGATCATTGAAGCCAAATTAGGGGGACAATGATCGGTAACGATATCATAGACCTGCGTCTTGCCCGAAAGGAAAGTAACTGGCAGAGGAAAGGATATCTGGGCAAGATCTTTACAGCTGCAGAGCAGGAGATGATCTGTCAGGCAGCTGAGCCGTCGGATATGGTCTGGCTGCTCTGGAGCTGTAAGGAAGCCGCCTATAAGATCGTGAATCGTATTACGAATGTAAGAGCATATAATCCCATTAAATTTGACTGCTCTCTGTTATACCAGCATTCAACAGCTATCACCGGAAAAATAGCGCATGCCTCAAGAACCTATGCATTTGTCAGTCAACGGGAAGGGCATTGTATTCATACTGTTGCTGTCGCACATGAGATCTTTTTTGACAGTCTAGATATCTATACAGGTAACAGCTGGCCATTACATTTACCTGACCAGTGTATACTGATGAAAAACCAGGATGGCATTCCCTATATAAACTGTTGCAGCAATACCCCACTTCCTGTGTCCATCAGCCACCACGGAGATTATTATGGTATGGTAAAAAAGAAGGCACTTATATAAGAGGTCTGGTTTTTGAAGTGCCATAGGTAAAAGACATGGCTTATGAAACTAAATGATGACCTGATTAAAAAATTGTCAAAACAGTACACGCCTTCCTCCATGGTCGACATGGAATTCAGAGGAAATGACCTCTCGTTTAAAACAGATGAAGAAGGCAATCCCATCTTACTTTTTATTGGTGAAAGAACGCCCGACGGAAACGTCAGGGGAGAACGTTATGCGCGTACGCTTAAGTATGACCGCGATGGTACGCGTATTAAAGATCACTGGGAGCTGAAAGGTAAAGCAACCTGAATCAGCAAGTTTGGTACAGAGATGGTAATGGTAAAGTTATGGCACAGATCACTTATCATGCATCTCACGAACAACATGCCCCTTCCGCATTGCTTCAATTTGCAATAGCGGCTGAGCAGGCTGGCTTTCAGGCCGTTCATTGTTCCGACCACTTTCATCCATGGAGTGAACGTCAGGGACAGAGCGGCTTTTCCTTTTCCTGGATCGCAGCTGCTATGCAGGCGACAAAATTACCTTTCAGTATGGTATGTGCACCCGGACAACGATACCATCCTGCTATCGTTGCGCAGGCTATTGCTACACTTGCGGAAATGTTTCCGGGGAGGTATGCTGTTGAACTGGGTAGTGGCGAGGCGCTTAACGAATCGATCACAGGAGACGTCTGGCCACATAAAGAGGAAAGGAATGCGCGATTGCTGGAATGTGCGCAGGTGATAAGGTCTCTTTTGAATGGAGAGCTGGTGACGCATAATGGTCTTATCTGCGTCAAAGAAGCAAAGTTATACACGCTTCCTGCCGTATCACCTCCGTTAATGGTAGCAGCACTTTCTGAGCGGACAGCAGCCTGGGCCGGCGCCTGGGCTGATGGACTGATCACAGTAGATAAAGAGAAGGAGGAACTGAAAAAGGTGGTAGCCGCATTCCGCGATAACGGTGGCGCTGGTAAACCCGTATTTGTACAGGTGGCGTTCTCTTATGCGGCTTCAGAACAGGAAGCGCTGGAAGCTGCATACGACCAGTGGCGAACGAATTTCTTCGCGCCTGAGGTATTGAATGATCTGTCCCGTCCCACACAGTTTGATGCGATCGCGGACTATGTCACGCGGGAAGAATTGCAGCAGAAAATGCTTATCACGGCCAGCCCTGAACAATGCATCAGAAAAATACAGGATTGCATTGACCTGGGATTTGACAGGGTGATACTCCACAATGTACACAGGGACCAGGAAATGTTTATCCGCGATTTTCAGGACAAAATACTGCCCCATATCCGATCATCCAAAAATGTACAGTTATGACTACAGGCACAAAAAAGTATTCTATCTGGAAAAGAAAAGGCTATTTATGGTTTACACTGGCGTTCTTTCTCGTGTCAGTGGTGCTGCACTGGTATTTTGGCTGGGAAGTTTTTATAGACGAACAGCAGGCACATGGTCAGCCGGTACAGGTCAGCCAGTATGTTGCGGAGATGATGAGAGATACCATGGAGAACTGGCAGTCAGAGTTCCTGCAGCTGATATGGCAGGTAGCAGGGCTGGCTTTTCTCTGGTACTGTGGTTCCTCTCAGTCAAAAGAAGCGGATGACAGGATGGAAGAGAAGATAGACTTCATTATCCGGCGGATGGAGCCAGAAAAAGCAGAACAGTTGCTAACCGCCTGGAAAGAGAAATATCCCGAAAAGTGATATCTAGGAATGATGAGCTGTTCTGGAGAACAGTTCTTTACCCAATGGAAATGGTGACCGGTCTGTTAGCAGGCCGGCCGCTATTTCTGATAGCCCCAGAAGAAGATGCGGAAGAAAGATCACCTCAGCAAAGCCAAAGATCCAGGGAGACAACGTCAGACCTATACCCGCCAGGACATCAATTGTTAGGTGAGTCTTCATGCTCACTGCCCTGAAAATACCACCTTCGTACCTGGTAAAAATAGAAAGCAATACTAACAGAACGCCATTAAAAATAGGGATCCAGGAGACGGCGGTGCCGTCGTGGAATTCAAATATCATTGGGGCCGCGATCAGTGATACACCTACGGTGTAGTCAAGTATGGCATGTGTCTTTGTGCTAATGAATGACATGGGGCAATGTTTGTTACTGATAAGATTCGACATCGTCAAATTGTTCCGGCGCATACTGTTTACGCACATCTTCCAGGATATGCCTGGCCTCTTCCAGATGGGCGGTCACAACAGGCAGCGTTTTCCGGGCATAATGCTGTAAGGCGGTGTCTTTCATATTGTGTGCTGCAGCGTCCAGTTTCTCCATGGTAGCCTGGTGTTCATGCACCATCTTTTTAATGTAACTCCTGTCGAATGCTTTATCATCTTTCTCTGCGAGGGAGGCTATCTCTTTCCTGTCGGCATCAGAAAGGTCCGCAGGGACGGTTACGCCGGCTGAGTAACAGGCTTTCTGCAACTCCTGGTTGGATTGGACATGTGCACTGACCATCCTTTTTCCAAAGTCTTTTAGCCGCTGATAATTTGCTTTTGTCTGCGCGAGTTTTCCAAGCTCAATTTCTTTCAGATTAGCGTGGGCGATGTCCGTAGCGAAATCAACAGCTGCATTGCTGATGTGCTCCATGCTTTCAGACATAGCCTGTGTACTGTCTTTACTGGCTTCCTGCTGTGTTTTTGAATTATTCTCACCACAAGCCCACATGAGCATGGCGGTAGAGAGTACAATGGATAATCTTTTCATAGTAATACTGTTTATGCTGATATGCGTCAAAAAGAGTACCATGAGGTGTTGGCATAGTTTTATGCGCTTATACAGCAATGAATAGCATTCTATCACTTTAAAACGAATCTTATGAGTTCAGTACTTAATCAGGGACACGAAGAGGGCACAGTAACCACGGCTATTGAAAATCAGACGGCCAAGCTGCCTTCTGATACTTTTCTGTGGGCTGCAGTAGGAGCCATGGGGGTATCGCTGGCTTTACAATGCCTGAAACAGAAGCATGTCAGCCTTTTTATAGGACAATGGGCTGCTCCTTTTCTGCTATTTGGGATTTATAACAAGATAGTCAAGACGCAGGGGCATGACTAATTTAATTTATCCCAATGCGCGTGTTCATTAAGCAATGATCATGCGCCATCGAATAGTATATAAGTTGGCATTTACACATAGGCGCACCAGTGGTTTGCCGCACATGCAGGTAATGCCTTTCGCTCTCAGGAAATAGTGTGTTCTACGGTTTAATAAAAGGTCCGGAAGTATATTTACTTCCGGACCTTTTTTACGGGAGATATTTCCCTGGCAGTGTTGCTGTGTATACACATATTCAACTGATAGCCTGGGTCGTCTCATGTGCCCTGCAGTTTTCATACGTCGATTGTGTGAGCGTCAAAATTTTCACCGCAATAACCACGTAGTATAATATGTTCAGTAGTTTGCTCTTCCAGAAAATTAAGTGGAGGGTGCAGGATTAGGGATGTTGCACGGCAGTACTACTCAGTGACAACAGGTTAGTCAGTTCTTTCATATCATAAAAAACGGTGGCGCCCTCTTTTTTCAGTTCGTCACCGTTGAATGGTTTGGCATATCCATATGCTTTAAAGCCGCCCCGTTGCGCAGCAATAACGCCCGCTTTACTGTCTTCAATGACCACACAATCAGCAGGAGAGAAGCCCATCATTTTTGCCGCATGCAGAAATATGCCTGGGTCTGGTTTCCAGCTATTGATCTGATATCCGCTGAAGATGCGGTTGCCTTCTTCAAAGTAGGGCAGCAGACCGGTAATGGTCAGGTTAAGGATCATTTTTTCGACAGGGCCACTGGAAGCTACACAGAAAGGCATGGTGAGACTGTCAAGGATCTCTCTGATGCCCTTTACCGGGCGCATTTCTGTTTTGAAAACCTCATAGGAGCGTTTGCGGAAGGCCAGTTCAAAATCATCAGGAAACGGGCTCTTAGCCTTCTGTTGCAGCATTTTGATCCCTTCCCTCAGCCGGATGCCGCTGAACTCTTCAACGGCTTCCTGCAGATCCATGGTTACACCATATTCGGATGCCATATCCAGCAATACCTTTACACCGATCACTTCACTATCTACTAATACACCATCACAGTCAAATATGATACATCCTGGCTTTGTCATGTTTACGCTTTTATACTTTCTGTTAATGTAGTTG
The DNA window shown above is from Chitinophaga agri and carries:
- a CDS encoding type III polyketide synthase, with the translated sequence MSVKITAVSKALPPYTRSTEEIMPFLDVWLSGQEDRFARKVRKIFENAAVERRYSIMSPEEVFTSTSFEEKNDIYMREVIKLGRTCLEDALHKAGLEPQDLDYIITVSCTGIMIPSLDAYLINLLQLRQDIVRLPVTEMGCAAGISGMIYAKKFLEANPGKRAAVIAVESPTATFQLEDYSMPNIVSAAIFGDGAACVLLSSHEEDAGPQILGEEMYHFFDAEHMMGFRLTNTGLQMILDVEVPERIATHFPAIVHPFLDRHGCRIDDVDHLIFHPGGKKIIQTVEQLFGDMGKNIDDTKEVLRLYGNMSSATVLYVLERFMDREIPAGSKGLMLSFGPGFSAQRILLQW
- a CDS encoding acyl carrier protein; this translates as MDRETLIAQLKEIVKPYAKDQEALQQINENTDFVKDLKINSANLVDVILDVEEQFNIVIDNEAMEHMLNVKSAIEIIEAKLGGQ
- a CDS encoding 3-hydroxyacyl-ACP dehydratase FabZ family protein, whose protein sequence is MTIQAILEKLPYTPPFLFVDGLDHIDRDSVTGHYTFRQDLDFYKGHFIGYPVTPGVILTEVAAQIGLVCLGIYLTADEQLPGQMTFGLTSTEMEFLRPVFPGEKVTVYAEKVYFRFGKLKCGVSMKNESGEEVSGGVIAGMIITKPHE
- a CDS encoding SDR family oxidoreductase; protein product: MVKEFLAHHYWALILGGSNGLGLATARKLASHGMNICVVHRDPRIEMDRINSDFDTLRAVSGVQVLTMNADALQAEKRQEIVTALQAAMGVEGKVRTLVHSIAKGNLKAMHTSEGPVLNNDDFRITLDSMAVSLYDWTQALVQRQLFAADARVLSFTSEGSTRAWAHYGAVAAAKAALEAITRNMALEFAPLGLRANCIQAGVTDTRSLQAIPGSADLITYTKQRNPFHRLTTPEDVANAVYLLCKDEAAWINGAVIPVNGGEHIS
- a CDS encoding DUF6766 family protein is translated as MTTGTKKYSIWKRKGYLWFTLAFFLVSVVLHWYFGWEVFIDEQQAHGQPVQVSQYVAEMMRDTMENWQSEFLQLIWQVAGLAFLWYCGSSQSKEADDRMEEKIDFIIRRMEPEKAEQLLTAWKEKYPEK
- a CDS encoding 4'-phosphopantetheinyl transferase family protein, producing the protein MIGNDIIDLRLARKESNWQRKGYLGKIFTAAEQEMICQAAEPSDMVWLLWSCKEAAYKIVNRITNVRAYNPIKFDCSLLYQHSTAITGKIAHASRTYAFVSQREGHCIHTVAVAHEIFFDSLDIYTGNSWPLHLPDQCILMKNQDGIPYINCCSNTPLPVSISHHGDYYGMVKKKALI
- a CDS encoding beta-ketoacyl-[acyl-carrier-protein] synthase family protein codes for the protein MNKRVVVTGLGVAAPNGVGIPAFTAAIKAGTSGVRHDAELAALQFSCQIAGKPEVPESVQLQYLDALELRSFNSNGILYGLIAGIDAWKDAQLPVGAEVPPDWDSGTIFGAGSAGVDKLREAIYKVDALNVRRLGSTVVPQTMASGISAWLGGKLALANQVTTNSSACTTGAESVLMAYDRIRNGYAKRMLAGSTSDAGPYIWGGFDGLKVCTFKHNDNPEAGSRPMSASASGFVPGSGAGALVLESLDSALDRGATIYAEVLGGHVNAGAQRGDGSMTAPNSIAVQRCIREAVKAAGIDAADIDAINGHLTATGKDALEVENWSIALDRRGSDFPYLNALKGMIGHCLSGSGSIELVAAVLQLHEGFLFPNINCEDLHPEIAAIVAPEKIPQQLIYKDLNLIAKASFGFGDVNACVILKKYK
- a CDS encoding HAD-IA family hydrolase → MTKPGCIIFDCDGVLVDSEVIGVKVLLDMASEYGVTMDLQEAVEEFSGIRLREGIKMLQQKAKSPFPDDFELAFRKRSYEVFKTEMRPVKGIREILDSLTMPFCVASSGPVEKMILNLTITGLLPYFEEGNRIFSGYQINSWKPDPGIFLHAAKMMGFSPADCVVIEDSKAGVIAAQRGGFKAYGYAKPFNGDELKKEGATVFYDMKELTNLLSLSSTAVQHP
- a CDS encoding SPW repeat domain-containing protein, with amino-acid sequence MSFISTKTHAILDYTVGVSLIAAPMIFEFHDGTAVSWIPIFNGVLLVLLSIFTRYEGGIFRAVSMKTHLTIDVLAGIGLTLSPWIFGFAEVIFLPHLLLGLSEIAAGLLTDRSPFPLGKELFSRTAHHS
- a CDS encoding DUF4142 domain-containing protein, with translation MKRLSIVLSTAMLMWACGENNSKTQQEASKDSTQAMSESMEHISNAAVDFATDIAHANLKEIELGKLAQTKANYQRLKDFGKRMVSAHVQSNQELQKACYSAGVTVPADLSDADRKEIASLAEKDDKAFDRSYIKKMVHEHQATMEKLDAAAHNMKDTALQHYARKTLPVVTAHLEEARHILEDVRKQYAPEQFDDVESYQ
- a CDS encoding TIGR03885 family FMN-dependent LLM class oxidoreductase — protein: MAQITYHASHEQHAPSALLQFAIAAEQAGFQAVHCSDHFHPWSERQGQSGFSFSWIAAAMQATKLPFSMVCAPGQRYHPAIVAQAIATLAEMFPGRYAVELGSGEALNESITGDVWPHKEERNARLLECAQVIRSLLNGELVTHNGLICVKEAKLYTLPAVSPPLMVAALSERTAAWAGAWADGLITVDKEKEELKKVVAAFRDNGGAGKPVFVQVAFSYAASEQEALEAAYDQWRTNFFAPEVLNDLSRPTQFDAIADYVTREELQQKMLITASPEQCIRKIQDCIDLGFDRVILHNVHRDQEMFIRDFQDKILPHIRSSKNVQL
- a CDS encoding methyltransferase domain-containing protein — translated: MFVNTQQRTLAPEMMDDFQMEGDDLRSTLDEIAYINRLLGGNNITLKGVSSLMEHVAKGKQVTIADIGCGNGDMLRALAKLARKSKWQVRLLGIDANQFTVDYASTCSAEYPEISYYCMDIMQDRFRSLQYDIALCTLTLHHFEEKQILKLMSLFRRNAALGIVINDLQRSAVAYRLFQVFSWIAGLGKMARVDGLTSILRGFKKNEIKQLSEKLNFNQYTLKWKWAFRYQWIITNV